A region of Anopheles merus strain MAF chromosome 2R, AmerM5.1, whole genome shotgun sequence DNA encodes the following proteins:
- the LOC121603634 gene encoding keratin, type I cytoskeletal 9, with the protein MINVGAVTVEAHYSTNYVENYLDSVENLPDEVQRHLSRIREIDVLYRSHLRDVNSYYEQWSLNQAQAATASSGATKGSTTETAAPSTTGTGTTASTEQSNTLKRVTSRIQKSLIAAQELGDEKLQIIQQLQDLIDHKTRQLDQDFVNLGNEFFVRLDYARDDKTLDGGRDVNGTSLVGAAGGNGSSNGPGQYGVTGNGTAGGSNGSGGYGSSGGNGGNGGIGSNSHIMHTANGTSGNGVGSTLGGGNGSGMYGGNNGSGSLSNERSSKRARRTRNEQTGGSANGSNTPNSMCGVSAMDVDPIEDVIGGSGSGVGGSVGSGGSSGSGSGGNGGQSGSIAISGGSGGTNVGGGIKQESGSGGNGSGGNGGASASGGSHNSLSGSGSGQAQSSTLGGSGAKSGNGGNGGANSSSSGSGSSGNGGNGNGGNGGAGGTGSSSSQLNSSNQGSGKKGTGSGNHTGSGSGAGGANSGKKKKRKTGGRGSQATREAREDTPAAEETIDPDEPTYCLCDQISFGEMILCDNDLCPIEWFHFSCVSLISKPKGRWFCPNCRGDRPNVMKPKAQFLKELERYNKEKEEKT; encoded by the exons ATGATAAACGTCGGCGCGGTCACGGTGGAAGCCCACTACTCGACGAACTACGTCGAAAACTATCTCGATTCGGTCGAAAACCTGCCGGACGAGGTGCAGCGGCATCTGTCCCGTATTCGCGAGATCGATGTCCTCTACCGGAGCCATCTGCGGGACGTGAACAGTTACTACGAGCAATGGAGCCTCAATCAAGCGCAGGCTGCGACTGCGTCATCCGGAGCCACGAAAGGCAGCACAACTGAGACCGCCGCTCCGTCGACTACAGGCACGGGCACGACGGCTTCAACAGAGCAGAGCAACACGCTGAAGCGGGTCACCTCCCGGATACAGAAGAGTCTCATCGCAGCGCAGGAGTTGGGTGACGAAAAGCTTCAAATCATCCAGCAGCTGCAGGACCTGATCGATCACAAAACACGCCAGCTAGATCAGGATTTCGTCAATCTTGGCAACGAGTTCTTCGTGCGGCTGGATTATGCTCGCGACGATAAGACGCTCGATGGCGGTCGGGACGTCAATGGCACTAGTTTGGTCGGTGCTGCCGGTGGTAATGGCTCGAGCAACGGGCCGGGACAGTACGGAGTGACGGGCAATGGAACGGCCGGCGGATCGAACGGCTCCGGCGGTTATGGCAGTTCCGGTGGCAACGGTGGCAACGGAGGAATCGGTTCCAACTCGCATATCATGCACACGGCCAACGGCACGAGCGGTAACGGTGTCGGAAGCACACTCGGCGGTGGTAATGGTTCCGGAATGTACGGTGGAAACAACGGCAGCGGTTCACTGAGCAATGAGCGCAGCTCTAAAAGGGCCCGGCGGACGCGCAACGAGCAGACGGGTGGCTCGGCCAACGGTTCCAACACGCCCAACTCGATGTGTGGCGTTAGTGCGATGGATGTGGACCCGATCGAGGACGTTATTGGTGGCAGTGGAAGCGGCGTCGGGGGATCCGTTGGGTCGGGTGGCAGTTCCGGCAGCGGATCGGGTGGTAACGGCGGTCAGTCGGGCAGTATTGCAATCTCCGGTGGCAGCGGCGGAACGAACGTTGGCGGTGGCATTAAGCAGGAATCGGGCAGCGGAGGCAATGGTAGTGGAGGCAACGGAGGGGCGAGTGCATCGGGAGGCAGCCATAATAGTTTAAGCGGGTCCGGATCCGGCCAAGCGCAAAGCTCAACGCTGGGCGGGAGCGGTGCCAAGAGCGGCAACGGTGGAAACGGTGGTGCAAACAGTTCGAGTTCTGGCTCTGGAAGCAGCGGCAACGGTGGTAATGGCAATGGCGGCAATGGCGGTGCAGGTggtaccggcagcagcagctctcaGCTAAACAGTTCCAACCAAGGCAGCGGCAAGAAGGGCACCGGAAGTGGCAATCACACGGGCAGTGGCAGTGGTGCCGGTGGTGCGAACTCgggcaagaagaaaaagcgcAAAACGGGCGGCCGTGGATCTCAGGCCACGAGGGAAGCTCGGGAAGATACGCCGGCGGCCGAAGAAACGATCGATCCGGACGAGCCGACTTACTGTCTGTGTGATCAG ATTTCATTCGGCGAAATGATCCTCTGTGATAATGATCTCTGCCCGATCGAGTGGTTCCACTTCAGCTGCGTTTCGCTAATCTCGAAACCGAAGGGACGCTGGTTCTGCCCGAACTGCCGTGGCGACCGGCCGAATGTGATGAAACCGAAAGCACAATTCCTCAAGGAGCTGGAGCGCTACAACAAGGAAAAGGAGGAGAAAACGTAG